One Phaseolus vulgaris cultivar G19833 chromosome 11, P. vulgaris v2.0, whole genome shotgun sequence genomic window carries:
- the LOC137827349 gene encoding probable protein phosphatase 2C 58 isoform X3, translated as MTGRDILNMMKVKAGFGTSVPETGKGKGKISKHITHGFHLMKGRSAHPMEDYLVSEFKQEKDRELGLFAIFDGHLGHDVASYLQNHLFHNILKQHDFWTETENAVKRAYLETDEKILEKALVLGRGGSTAVTAILIDGQKLVVGNVGDSRAVICENGKARQLSVDHEPSKEKKSIERRGGFVSNIPGDVPRVDGQLAVARAFGDRSLKMHLSSEPDVLVEEVLHHTEFLILASDGIWKVMSNQEAVDSIRQIKDAQAAAKHLIEEAVSKKSKDDISCIVVRFQ; from the exons ATGACTGGCAGAGATATCCTCAATATGATGAAG GTGAAAGCAGGATTTGGAACATCAGTACCGGAGACAgggaaaggaaaaggaaaaatatcaaaacacaTTACACATGGCTTTCACTTGATGAAGGGAAGATCTGCACATCCCATGGAAGATTATTTAGTTTCAGAATTTAAGCAAGAAAAGGACAGAGAATTAGGCTTGTTTGCAATATTTGATGGCCACTTAGGCCATGATGTTGCAAGCTATTTGCAGAACCATCTTTTTCATAACATCTTGAAACAG CATGACTTTTGGACTGAGACAGAAAACGCAGTGAAGAGGGCTTATCTTGAAACTGATGAGAAAATATTGGAAAAGGCACTTGTGTTGGGGCGAGGAGGGTCAACAGCTGTAACTGCAATACTGATTGATGGTCAGAAGCTTGTAGTAGGAAATGTTGGTGACTCGAGAGCTGTTATTTGTGAGAATGGAAAGGCTAGGCAACTATCTGTAGATCATGAACCAAGCAAGGAAAAGAAATCTATTGAGAGGCGTGGGGGGTTTGTATCAAACATTCCAG GAGATGTCCCTCGAGTAGATGGACAGCTGGCAGTAGCAAGGGCTTTTGGTGATAGGAGCTTGAAGATGCATCTTAGTTCAGAACCTGATGTGTTGGTAGAAGAAGTACTTCATCATACAGAATTTCTTATTCTGGCTAGTGATGGAATATGGAAG GTTATGTCAAACCAAGAGGCAGTGGATTCCATTAGGCAAATAAAGGATGCTCAAGCTGCAGCAAAGCACTTGATAGAAGAGGCAGTTTCCAAGAAAAGTAAAGATGATATATCTTGCATAGTTGTGAGGTTTCAATGA
- the LOC137827349 gene encoding probable protein phosphatase 2C 58 isoform X2, with the protein MPVLEILWSFLEVKAGFGTSVPETGKGKGKISKHITHGFHLMKGRSAHPMEDYLVSEFKQEKDRELGLFAIFDGHLGHDVASYLQNHLFHNILKQHDFWTETENAVKRAYLETDEKILEKALVLGRGGSTAVTAILIDGQKLVVGNVGDSRAVICENGKARQLSVDHEPSKEKKSIERRGGFVSNIPGDVPRVDGQLAVARAFGDRSLKMHLSSEPDVLVEEVLHHTEFLILASDGIWKVMSNQEAVDSIRQIKDAQAAAKHLIEEAVSKKSKDDISCIVVRFQ; encoded by the exons ATGCCAGTTCTTGAGATATTGTGGAGTTTTCTTGAG GTGAAAGCAGGATTTGGAACATCAGTACCGGAGACAgggaaaggaaaaggaaaaatatcaaaacacaTTACACATGGCTTTCACTTGATGAAGGGAAGATCTGCACATCCCATGGAAGATTATTTAGTTTCAGAATTTAAGCAAGAAAAGGACAGAGAATTAGGCTTGTTTGCAATATTTGATGGCCACTTAGGCCATGATGTTGCAAGCTATTTGCAGAACCATCTTTTTCATAACATCTTGAAACAG CATGACTTTTGGACTGAGACAGAAAACGCAGTGAAGAGGGCTTATCTTGAAACTGATGAGAAAATATTGGAAAAGGCACTTGTGTTGGGGCGAGGAGGGTCAACAGCTGTAACTGCAATACTGATTGATGGTCAGAAGCTTGTAGTAGGAAATGTTGGTGACTCGAGAGCTGTTATTTGTGAGAATGGAAAGGCTAGGCAACTATCTGTAGATCATGAACCAAGCAAGGAAAAGAAATCTATTGAGAGGCGTGGGGGGTTTGTATCAAACATTCCAG GAGATGTCCCTCGAGTAGATGGACAGCTGGCAGTAGCAAGGGCTTTTGGTGATAGGAGCTTGAAGATGCATCTTAGTTCAGAACCTGATGTGTTGGTAGAAGAAGTACTTCATCATACAGAATTTCTTATTCTGGCTAGTGATGGAATATGGAAG GTTATGTCAAACCAAGAGGCAGTGGATTCCATTAGGCAAATAAAGGATGCTCAAGCTGCAGCAAAGCACTTGATAGAAGAGGCAGTTTCCAAGAAAAGTAAAGATGATATATCTTGCATAGTTGTGAGGTTTCAATGA
- the LOC137827349 gene encoding probable protein phosphatase 2C 58 isoform X1 yields MFFRKVSAVIDMLRFNLVKAGFGTSVPETGKGKGKISKHITHGFHLMKGRSAHPMEDYLVSEFKQEKDRELGLFAIFDGHLGHDVASYLQNHLFHNILKQHDFWTETENAVKRAYLETDEKILEKALVLGRGGSTAVTAILIDGQKLVVGNVGDSRAVICENGKARQLSVDHEPSKEKKSIERRGGFVSNIPGDVPRVDGQLAVARAFGDRSLKMHLSSEPDVLVEEVLHHTEFLILASDGIWKVMSNQEAVDSIRQIKDAQAAAKHLIEEAVSKKSKDDISCIVVRFQ; encoded by the exons ATGTTCTTTCGAAAAGTTTCTGCAGTGATTGATATGCTGAGATTTAATTTG GTGAAAGCAGGATTTGGAACATCAGTACCGGAGACAgggaaaggaaaaggaaaaatatcaaaacacaTTACACATGGCTTTCACTTGATGAAGGGAAGATCTGCACATCCCATGGAAGATTATTTAGTTTCAGAATTTAAGCAAGAAAAGGACAGAGAATTAGGCTTGTTTGCAATATTTGATGGCCACTTAGGCCATGATGTTGCAAGCTATTTGCAGAACCATCTTTTTCATAACATCTTGAAACAG CATGACTTTTGGACTGAGACAGAAAACGCAGTGAAGAGGGCTTATCTTGAAACTGATGAGAAAATATTGGAAAAGGCACTTGTGTTGGGGCGAGGAGGGTCAACAGCTGTAACTGCAATACTGATTGATGGTCAGAAGCTTGTAGTAGGAAATGTTGGTGACTCGAGAGCTGTTATTTGTGAGAATGGAAAGGCTAGGCAACTATCTGTAGATCATGAACCAAGCAAGGAAAAGAAATCTATTGAGAGGCGTGGGGGGTTTGTATCAAACATTCCAG GAGATGTCCCTCGAGTAGATGGACAGCTGGCAGTAGCAAGGGCTTTTGGTGATAGGAGCTTGAAGATGCATCTTAGTTCAGAACCTGATGTGTTGGTAGAAGAAGTACTTCATCATACAGAATTTCTTATTCTGGCTAGTGATGGAATATGGAAG GTTATGTCAAACCAAGAGGCAGTGGATTCCATTAGGCAAATAAAGGATGCTCAAGCTGCAGCAAAGCACTTGATAGAAGAGGCAGTTTCCAAGAAAAGTAAAGATGATATATCTTGCATAGTTGTGAGGTTTCAATGA